The genomic segment GGTGCCCGGGGTGGGCAGGCGTACGGCCGAGGCGATCCTGGCCGCGCTGGACGGCTCCACCACCACCGAAGCCGCCCCCCGTTCCTGACCCTTCTCCTGCTCGCGCCTGCCGTCGTGGGGCCCCGGCCGCTGTCCGGCGTGCGTCAACAAACGCCCGGTGTCCGGTCCGCCGGCCCCCCACCGCCGTCGCGTGCCGTGGGTGGAACGCCATGGGTGCCTCGGGCTGCTTTTGGCACCCATGCCGCTCCAGTCGCCGTCGCCAGGTGCCTCGGGTGGAACGCCATGGGTGTCTTCGCCCGCCTTTGACACCTACGCCGTTCCAGCCACGCCTGTTCCCGATGGGCGAAACCGCCATCCCGTCCCCTGATCTTGCAGTTGGTGCCCAACAAGTGCCCGCTTTGCGAGGCTTGTCGCGCACCAAACTGCAAGATCGGCCGTGCGCGTGCACCGCGCGAAGGCGCCGCCCAGCGCGCCCTGGGACCGATGTCCGGTTTGCCGGCGTGGCGCGTTGTGGTCGGCGCCATGCTCACGGCGGAATCCGGGGGTGGGGCGCAGGCGTTGTACATGGCTGACAGCCCAGGTACCAGGTCGAGCGGCCGGACACCGGCCCGCCGAGGCGCCCGGATTGGTCAGGGAATCGGCCCGGCCCGGTCGTCGTTACATCCCCGAGCGACGGGCACCGCCGTCCCGGAATGACCCCGGCCCGCCGGCCGTTACGTCTCCCGGGATCGAGCCGCGAGGCCACGCCACCGGACAGGCCCCGTCGGGTCGCACCGCCCCGACCGGGAGCCACGGTCGGCGGGAATGACCCCGGCCCGGTGGTCGTTACATCCCCGAGCCGCGCAGAGCAGGCCCCTCCGGGTCGCCCGCGTGCCGCCCGTCCGACGGGCACCCCTCAAGACTTTTCCCCTTCGCGGCATCCCCCTGCCGCGCTTATCCCCCACTTCAGGGAGGCAACCATCATGGCTACCACTCTGCTGCGCAAGACCGTTCTGACCGCTGCCGGTGTCGTCGCCACCGCTGGTGGCATCGCCGGCCCCGCCATCGCCGCCCACGCCGCCCCGGCCGAGAAGGCCGCCATCGTCGCCGACCGCAAGAGCGGTCATGGCGAGCGGGAGCTGGACGTGCGCTACGAGGCGCAGCCCAACTTCTACTTCTGCGGCCCCGCCGCCGCCCGCAACGCGCTGAGCGTGCAGGGCAAGAACATCGACGTGCACGCCATGGCCAAGGAGATGGGCACCACCGAGGCCGGCACCAACTCCATCAACGACATCACCCCCGTGCTGAACAAGGAGACCGGCGCGAAGGACGCCTACAAGTCGGTCGAGATCAGCACCCCCAAGGCCGACGACAAGCAGACCGACAAGCTTCGCGCCGACGTGGTCAAGACCGTCGACGCCGGCCGGGCCGTGGTCGCCAACATCGCCGGCACCGCCACCGACACCGACGGCACCACCCACTCCTTCGAGGGCGGCCACTACATCAGCGTCATCGGCTACCGCGACGACGGCCGCACCGTCACCATCGCCGACAGCGCCGACCCGAACACCGCCACCTACCGCATGAGCATCGACAACCTCGCCGACTGGATCGCCACCCGCGGCTACAGCACCAGCTGACCAACCGCACCACCCCACCGCGCCCACGAGTGCAGAGCAAAAGAGCAAGACGCACGCGGAAGGGCCCGACCCCCACCACGGGGGCCGGGCCCTTCTCGCGTGCGTCAGGACTCGGCGAGGACGGCCAGGATCGCCTCGCCGTACTTGGCGAGCTTGTTCTCGCCGACCCCGTTGACCCGGGACAACTCGGCCAGCGAGGCGGGTGGCTCGGCGGCGATCTGCCGCAGCGTCGCGTCGTGGAAGATGACGTACGCCGGAACGCCCTGCTCCTTGGCGGTGGCCGCGCGCCACGCGCGGAGCCGCTCGAAGACGGGCGCGGCGGCGGGGGACAGGTCGGCGACCACTGTGGCGACGCCCCGGGGTTTGGCGGACCGGCCGCCCGCCGGGCGCTCCGGCTCCTTGCGCAGGGTGACAGTGCGGCGGCGGCCGAGCACGTCCGCGCTCGCGTCGGTCAGCGCCAGCGTGCCGTAGTC from the Micromonospora sp. WMMA1947 genome contains:
- a CDS encoding C39 family peptidase; the encoded protein is MATTLLRKTVLTAAGVVATAGGIAGPAIAAHAAPAEKAAIVADRKSGHGERELDVRYEAQPNFYFCGPAAARNALSVQGKNIDVHAMAKEMGTTEAGTNSINDITPVLNKETGAKDAYKSVEISTPKADDKQTDKLRADVVKTVDAGRAVVANIAGTATDTDGTTHSFEGGHYISVIGYRDDGRTVTIADSADPNTATYRMSIDNLADWIATRGYSTS